The following proteins come from a genomic window of Hymenobacter canadensis:
- the ppk1 gene encoding polyphosphate kinase 1, which yields MEKTEKKSVAAKPELLNRELSWLAFNRRVLQEAQNPQVPLLERLKFMAIFSSNLDEYFKVRVATLRRLVKLKKKTRAKLGEDPAAQLKDLLEEVGRQQQEFGDTFRNGLLPALREQHIHLVSEHDLSEEQQQWVQQYFEQNVQDLLSPVILDDNLHHLFLKDQTVYLTFHLTEPEATGKKKKHDADERVMVMELPAKRHGGRFVQLPAIGDERYVMFLDDVIRVCAHTLFPKFGKVQVHAVKLSRDAELDIQEEVSGNLMLKIKSSLQKRETGYPARLLYDPAMPKAVLKAMIQKTGIGKDELVEGSRYHNFRDFFGFPDLGLSHLVYEPHPPLPHPTLPRTGKMLPAIAERDHLLNLPYQSFDYVTRLITEAALDPQVSGISITLYRVSSKSEVAKALLKAVKNGKQVTVVVELKARFDEESNMYWAEKLQKAGANVIYGIPELKVHSKLLLITRAEEGQNRLYAYLSTGNFNEVTSNIYADHGLFTSDPRLTSEVGEVFRYFHDRLDKTGQFEHLLVAPFELREKLNGLIDAEIARARKGEDAYIILKLNALQDERMILKLYEASTTGVRVELLIRGISCLIPGRVGQSENITQRAIVDRYLEHARLYVFGNGGDEKLYVASSDWMARNLDRRVEVAFPILDPKLRTEVRHMLDLQRQDSVKSRDWQNNFVGPTTEPAANAAAVRAQFDTYAWLKKNSRRRKTA from the coding sequence ATGGAAAAGACTGAGAAGAAGTCCGTAGCGGCGAAACCTGAACTTCTGAACCGGGAGCTGAGCTGGCTGGCCTTCAACCGCCGCGTGCTGCAGGAAGCCCAGAATCCGCAGGTGCCGCTGCTGGAGCGCCTCAAGTTCATGGCCATTTTCAGCTCCAACCTCGACGAGTATTTCAAGGTGCGGGTAGCCACGCTACGGCGCCTCGTGAAGCTCAAGAAAAAAACCCGCGCCAAGCTGGGCGAAGACCCGGCCGCCCAGCTCAAAGACCTGCTCGAAGAAGTGGGCCGCCAGCAGCAGGAGTTCGGCGACACGTTCCGCAACGGGCTGCTGCCGGCCCTGCGCGAGCAGCACATCCACCTGGTGTCGGAGCACGACCTGAGCGAGGAGCAGCAGCAGTGGGTGCAGCAGTATTTCGAGCAGAACGTGCAGGATTTGCTTTCGCCCGTGATTCTCGATGACAACCTGCACCACCTGTTTCTGAAAGACCAAACGGTGTACCTCACCTTCCACCTCACGGAGCCCGAGGCCACTGGCAAAAAGAAAAAGCACGACGCCGACGAGCGGGTGATGGTGATGGAGCTGCCTGCCAAGCGCCACGGCGGCCGTTTCGTGCAGCTGCCCGCCATCGGCGATGAGCGGTACGTGATGTTCCTCGACGACGTGATTCGGGTGTGCGCGCACACGCTGTTTCCGAAGTTTGGGAAGGTGCAGGTGCACGCCGTGAAACTCTCCCGCGACGCGGAGCTCGACATTCAGGAGGAGGTATCGGGCAACCTGATGCTCAAGATCAAGAGCAGCCTGCAGAAGCGCGAAACCGGCTACCCCGCCCGCCTGCTCTACGACCCGGCCATGCCCAAGGCCGTGTTGAAAGCCATGATCCAGAAAACCGGCATCGGCAAAGACGAGCTGGTGGAAGGCAGCCGCTACCACAACTTCCGCGACTTCTTCGGCTTCCCCGACCTGGGCCTCTCGCACCTCGTGTACGAGCCGCACCCGCCGCTGCCGCACCCCACGCTACCGCGCACCGGCAAGATGCTGCCCGCCATTGCCGAGCGCGACCACCTGCTCAACCTACCCTACCAGTCGTTCGACTACGTGACGCGCCTGATTACGGAGGCCGCCCTCGATCCGCAGGTCAGCGGCATAAGCATCACACTCTACCGCGTCTCCAGCAAGAGCGAGGTAGCCAAAGCGCTGCTGAAAGCCGTGAAAAACGGCAAGCAGGTGACCGTGGTGGTGGAGCTGAAAGCCCGCTTCGACGAGGAAAGCAATATGTACTGGGCCGAGAAGCTCCAAAAGGCCGGCGCCAACGTCATCTATGGCATTCCGGAACTGAAAGTACACAGCAAGCTGCTGCTCATCACGCGGGCTGAGGAAGGCCAGAACCGTCTCTACGCCTACTTGAGCACCGGCAACTTCAACGAGGTAACCAGCAACATCTACGCCGACCACGGCCTGTTCACCAGCGACCCACGCCTGACCAGCGAGGTGGGCGAGGTGTTCCGCTATTTCCACGACCGGCTCGACAAAACCGGGCAGTTCGAGCACCTGCTGGTGGCGCCATTTGAGCTGCGCGAAAAGCTGAACGGCCTGATTGATGCCGAAATAGCCCGGGCCCGCAAGGGCGAGGACGCCTACATTATTCTCAAGCTAAACGCCCTGCAGGACGAGCGCATGATCCTGAAGCTCTACGAAGCCAGCACGACCGGCGTGCGGGTGGAGCTGCTGATCCGCGGTATTTCGTGTTTGATTCCGGGCCGCGTGGGGCAGAGCGAGAACATCACCCAGCGCGCCATCGTGGACCGCTACCTGGAGCACGCCCGCCTCTACGTGTTCGGCAACGGCGGCGACGAAAAGCTCTACGTGGCTTCGTCCGACTGGATGGCCCGCAACCTCGACCGCCGCGTGGAAGTGGCTTTCCCTATTCTAGATCCTAAGCTGCGGACAGAAGTGCGCCACATGCTGGACCTGCAGCGCCAAGACAGCGTGAAGTCGCGCGACTGGCAGAACAACTTCGTGGGGCCCACCACCGAGCCGGCCGCCAACGCCGCCGCCGTGCGTGCCCAGTTTGATACCTACGCTTGGCTGAAGAAGAATAGCCGCCGACGCAAAACCGCATAG
- a CDS encoding metallophosphoesterase — MKHFLISCGLLLAACSAPAWAQKPVQTPHPTRPNYNHGGENWEASTPPDSANIRYTVFLIGDVGKPIAVDKGGEPSLNYLRKQITAAGSKSTAIYLGDNIYEYGMPEEGSFDRKESERRIIDQLNVLRGYQGEKYMIPGNHDWKQGRVGAVDQVNRQQRFVENFMTNDSAAFSYTGDFFIPRDACPGPFEVRLQDNVVLIAINSQWFLQGEGERPYGSNSGCGVANETDFFTQLEDIINQNKDKNIMVVGHHPILSDGIHGGFFTLGDHLFPLSIVYKYAFLPLPIIGSVYPFARKYGGISQDIPHPLYQAYKKGLEDIFAKHPNIVYAAGHEHNLQYFKAPTYHQIVSGSGCKTQHVRAGRDADANFSDKEKGFARVNYYNDGQAWVEFWIPEGAGETGRLVFRTPLYAQPVVAENGPAAAPATARPDFRDSTVTVAVNPRYADRSSFHKFLFGEHYRQEWATPVTFPVLDLATEKGGLTPYKIGGGKQTASLKVRNEEGRLFTIRSLNKDPSAVLPEALRSGAAADILQDQISAQHPFSSLPVPPLATAAGILHTNPELRFIPQDPLLGQYLEQFSNKPGAIEEDANENQSNVASLGNAKNLVGTDRVFERITEDNDNRVNEKAFARSRLFDMWIGDWDRHEDQWRWAEKKDKDGDRKFTAVPEDRDVAFFKGDGLFPYLASRKWAIRNFQNFGNDYADWKGLNLTALSNDRVYLASVSREQWVKEAEEMKASLTDEVIEKAFRERWPKQIYDLHAQEIIGKLKNRRDLLPEVAADYYTMLNKVAEVKGSKKREKFVVERLPDDKTRVTVQKINKEGELSKVLFDRTFENNVTKELRLYGFEGEDIYDVKGDVKSGPRLRIIAGTGKDSITDRSNVAGFRRYTHIYDADSGNVITPGRDSRLRTEPGIDVSRYDVHNRSNRKDYTLNYFGPTAYFGYNIDDRLFVGGGAVYRTYGFRKEPYSTEQSLAANYSPSQQAYNVRYLGHFVDVIGKYDLRVNAQLYGPQLLYNYFGEGNDSRNLLDTDEGGVRNRDINETYRVRFSRLYVSPVLERDVFSFMKFGVGPQYDQFRVSRLPIGSEIANGLDANGNGVQGAGLGIRSSDFQMNRYLGGRAYLNIDAASSPKNPRIGLRWYNAIEYNYQLNAEQLKYGRASSEFRFYLSPNFPFQLTWAGRIGGTRNFGDYRFYQANTLGGTTNLRGYRRTRYAGRSSVFANAEVRVQLFEFNAYLVPGKFGILGLTDAARVYSPYDVKTGVKAFHTAFGGGVWVDVLKQAVINVTYSVGEENLVFVGFDFLF; from the coding sequence ATGAAGCATTTTTTGATTTCCTGCGGCTTGTTGCTGGCCGCGTGTAGTGCTCCGGCCTGGGCACAGAAACCTGTTCAAACCCCGCACCCTACCCGCCCCAACTACAACCACGGTGGGGAAAACTGGGAAGCCAGCACGCCACCTGATAGCGCCAACATCCGCTACACAGTGTTTCTGATTGGCGACGTGGGCAAGCCGATTGCGGTGGATAAAGGCGGCGAGCCTTCGCTGAATTATCTGCGCAAGCAGATCACGGCGGCCGGCTCGAAAAGCACCGCCATCTACCTCGGCGACAACATCTACGAGTACGGCATGCCCGAGGAAGGCTCTTTCGACCGCAAGGAGTCGGAGCGCCGCATCATCGACCAGCTAAACGTGCTGCGCGGTTACCAGGGCGAGAAGTACATGATACCGGGCAACCACGACTGGAAACAGGGTCGCGTCGGGGCCGTGGATCAGGTGAACCGCCAGCAGCGGTTCGTGGAGAACTTTATGACCAACGACTCGGCGGCGTTTTCTTACACCGGCGACTTTTTCATTCCGCGCGACGCCTGTCCCGGCCCGTTTGAGGTGCGCCTGCAGGACAACGTGGTGCTGATTGCCATCAACTCGCAGTGGTTTCTGCAGGGTGAAGGTGAGCGGCCGTACGGCTCGAACAGCGGCTGCGGCGTGGCCAACGAGACGGACTTCTTCACCCAGCTCGAAGACATCATCAACCAGAACAAGGACAAGAACATCATGGTGGTGGGCCACCACCCAATTCTGTCCGACGGTATCCACGGCGGCTTCTTCACCCTCGGTGACCATTTGTTCCCGCTGAGCATCGTGTATAAGTACGCCTTCCTGCCGCTGCCCATCATCGGCTCGGTATATCCGTTTGCGCGCAAATACGGCGGAATCTCGCAGGACATTCCGCACCCGCTTTACCAGGCGTATAAGAAAGGGCTGGAAGATATTTTCGCCAAGCACCCCAACATCGTGTACGCGGCCGGGCACGAGCACAACCTGCAGTACTTCAAGGCGCCCACCTACCACCAGATTGTGAGTGGCTCGGGTTGCAAAACCCAGCACGTGCGCGCCGGCCGCGACGCCGACGCCAACTTCTCGGACAAGGAAAAAGGCTTTGCCCGCGTCAACTACTACAACGACGGGCAGGCGTGGGTGGAGTTCTGGATTCCGGAAGGAGCCGGTGAAACCGGCCGCCTGGTGTTCCGCACGCCGCTGTACGCGCAGCCGGTAGTGGCCGAAAACGGCCCGGCCGCCGCGCCCGCCACGGCCCGCCCGGACTTCCGCGACTCCACCGTGACGGTGGCCGTGAACCCGCGCTACGCCGACCGCAGCAGCTTCCATAAGTTTCTGTTCGGCGAGCATTACCGGCAGGAGTGGGCCACGCCCGTGACCTTTCCGGTGCTGGACTTGGCCACTGAGAAAGGCGGCCTGACACCCTATAAAATCGGCGGCGGCAAGCAGACGGCCTCGCTGAAAGTACGCAACGAGGAAGGCCGCCTGTTCACGATCCGTAGCCTCAACAAAGACCCTTCGGCGGTGCTGCCCGAAGCCCTGCGCTCCGGTGCCGCCGCCGACATTCTGCAGGACCAGATTTCGGCCCAGCACCCGTTCTCGTCGCTGCCGGTGCCACCGCTGGCTACGGCGGCCGGCATCCTGCATACCAACCCCGAGCTGCGCTTTATTCCGCAGGACCCGCTGCTAGGCCAGTACCTGGAGCAGTTTTCCAACAAGCCCGGTGCTATTGAGGAAGACGCCAACGAAAACCAGAGCAACGTGGCCTCGCTCGGCAACGCCAAAAACCTGGTGGGCACCGACCGGGTGTTTGAGCGCATCACGGAAGACAACGACAACCGCGTCAACGAAAAAGCCTTTGCCCGCTCGCGCCTCTTCGATATGTGGATCGGCGACTGGGACCGGCACGAAGACCAGTGGCGCTGGGCTGAGAAGAAAGACAAGGACGGTGACCGGAAGTTCACGGCCGTGCCCGAAGACCGGGACGTGGCCTTCTTCAAGGGCGACGGCCTGTTCCCATACCTGGCCTCGCGCAAGTGGGCCATCCGCAACTTCCAGAACTTCGGCAACGACTACGCCGACTGGAAAGGCCTCAACCTGACGGCCCTGAGCAACGACCGGGTGTATCTGGCCTCCGTGAGCCGCGAGCAGTGGGTGAAGGAAGCCGAGGAAATGAAGGCGTCCCTCACCGATGAGGTCATCGAGAAAGCCTTCCGTGAGCGGTGGCCCAAGCAGATCTACGATCTGCACGCCCAGGAAATCATCGGGAAACTGAAAAACCGCCGCGACCTGCTGCCCGAAGTGGCTGCCGATTACTACACCATGCTCAACAAGGTGGCCGAAGTAAAGGGCTCCAAGAAGCGGGAGAAGTTTGTGGTGGAACGCCTCCCCGACGACAAAACCCGCGTGACGGTGCAGAAAATCAATAAGGAGGGCGAGTTGAGCAAGGTGCTGTTCGACCGCACTTTTGAGAACAACGTCACCAAGGAGCTGCGCCTCTATGGCTTCGAGGGTGAGGATATCTACGACGTGAAGGGCGACGTGAAAAGCGGCCCGCGCCTGCGCATCATTGCCGGCACCGGCAAGGACTCCATCACGGACCGCTCGAACGTAGCCGGTTTCCGCCGCTATACCCACATCTACGACGCCGATTCCGGCAACGTAATTACGCCCGGCCGCGACTCGCGCCTGCGCACTGAGCCCGGCATCGACGTGAGCCGCTACGATGTGCACAACCGCTCCAACCGCAAGGACTACACGCTGAACTACTTCGGCCCGACGGCTTATTTCGGCTACAACATCGACGACCGGCTGTTTGTGGGCGGTGGTGCCGTGTACCGCACATACGGCTTCCGCAAAGAGCCCTACTCTACCGAGCAGAGCCTGGCCGCCAACTACTCGCCTTCGCAGCAGGCTTATAACGTGCGCTACCTGGGCCACTTCGTAGACGTTATCGGCAAGTACGACCTGCGCGTGAATGCCCAGCTCTACGGCCCGCAGTTGCTCTATAACTACTTCGGCGAAGGCAACGACTCGCGCAACCTGCTGGATACAGATGAGGGTGGCGTGCGCAACCGCGACATCAACGAAACTTACCGGGTGCGTTTCTCGCGCCTCTACGTGAGCCCCGTGCTGGAGCGCGACGTATTCAGCTTCATGAAGTTTGGTGTGGGCCCGCAGTACGACCAGTTCCGGGTGAGCCGCCTGCCCATCGGCAGCGAAATTGCTAATGGCCTCGACGCCAACGGCAATGGTGTGCAGGGTGCCGGCCTCGGCATCCGCAGCTCTGATTTCCAGATGAACCGCTACCTCGGTGGCCGCGCCTACCTCAACATCGACGCTGCTTCGTCGCCGAAAAACCCCCGCATCGGTTTGCGCTGGTACAACGCCATCGAGTACAACTACCAGCTCAACGCCGAGCAGCTCAAGTACGGCCGCGCCAGCTCGGAATTCCGCTTCTACCTGTCGCCTAACTTCCCGTTCCAGCTGACGTGGGCCGGCCGCATCGGGGGTACTCGCAACTTCGGCGACTACCGCTTCTACCAGGCCAACACGCTGGGCGGCACCACCAACCTGCGCGGCTACCGCCGCACCCGCTATGCCGGCCGCAGCTCCGTATTCGCCAACGCCGAGGTGCGCGTGCAGCTCTTCGAGTTCAACGCCTACCTCGTGCCCGGCAAGTTCGGTATCCTGGGCCTCACGGATGCTGCCCGCGTGTACTCGCCCTACGACGTGAAAACCGGCGTGAAGGCCTTCCACACCGCTTTCGGTGGCGGCGTTTGGGTGGACGTGCTCAAGCAGGCCGTCATCAATGTCACCTATTCTGTAGGGGAAGAAAACCTGGTGTTCGTGGGCTTCGATTTCCTGTTCTAG
- a CDS encoding DUF6268 family outer membrane beta-barrel protein codes for MLLSSIRRTLPALALLAAAPALAQQTPPASPTPVFPRPAATPGDTTAAGAIDRQEFATPSVVGMGPSKGLIFHYERMPTFGITSNAQVVGLGDFSADAKKNARLVIKGYIPMLNHPHLKLILGVNYEREEFQFRSTPTRYELYDNIENKALKTLGTQLAVIRPVNEVNWYIFRVKGELSGDYTSSALSVSDYLRVSSEFLYGWKRSPNFSWGVGLQLGYTFGRQSIYPAVLYNRTFNSRWGVEALFPARITARYNASPKSLFFAGYSVDGFNYIVKLNNPLVRQNQPDKQPLRTLELRETEVKFRGRWEREIYDFIWFGAEAGYRYNYAFDAFDRTNADREKIIDSKFAGAPYASLELFIVPPRKFLKKQ; via the coding sequence ATGCTCCTGTCTTCTATCCGCCGTACGCTGCCCGCGCTGGCGCTGCTGGCGGCGGCCCCGGCCCTGGCCCAGCAAACCCCGCCTGCTTCGCCCACGCCGGTATTCCCGCGCCCGGCAGCCACGCCCGGCGACACCACTGCCGCCGGCGCCATCGACCGGCAGGAGTTTGCCACGCCCTCGGTGGTGGGCATGGGCCCCAGCAAGGGCCTGATTTTTCACTATGAGCGGATGCCTACTTTCGGCATAACGTCCAACGCGCAGGTGGTGGGTCTGGGCGACTTCTCAGCTGATGCCAAGAAGAACGCCCGGCTGGTTATCAAGGGCTATATCCCGATGCTCAACCACCCCCACCTCAAGCTGATTCTGGGCGTGAACTACGAGCGGGAGGAGTTCCAGTTCCGCAGCACGCCCACCCGCTACGAGCTCTACGACAACATCGAAAATAAGGCCCTCAAGACCCTAGGCACTCAGCTGGCCGTTATCCGGCCCGTGAACGAGGTGAACTGGTACATCTTCCGCGTGAAGGGCGAGCTGAGCGGCGACTACACCTCCTCGGCGCTGAGCGTGAGCGACTACCTGCGGGTGTCGTCGGAGTTTTTGTACGGCTGGAAGCGCAGCCCCAATTTCTCGTGGGGCGTGGGCCTGCAGCTGGGCTACACCTTCGGGCGCCAGAGCATCTACCCGGCCGTGCTCTACAACCGCACTTTCAACAGCCGCTGGGGCGTGGAGGCGCTGTTCCCGGCCCGTATTACGGCCCGCTACAATGCCTCGCCCAAGTCGCTGTTCTTCGCTGGCTACTCTGTTGATGGCTTCAACTATATCGTGAAGCTGAACAACCCGCTGGTGCGCCAGAACCAGCCCGACAAGCAGCCGCTGCGCACACTGGAGCTGCGCGAAACCGAGGTGAAGTTCCGGGGCCGCTGGGAGCGGGAAATCTACGACTTCATCTGGTTCGGGGCCGAAGCCGGCTACCGCTACAACTACGCCTTCGACGCCTTCGACCGCACCAACGCCGACCGCGAGAAAATCATCGACAGCAAGTTTGCCGGCGCGCCATACGCCTCGCTGGAGCTGTTCATCGTGCCGCCGCGTAAGTTCCTGAAGAAGCAGTAA
- a CDS encoding SixA phosphatase family protein, which yields MKTLYLMRHAKSSWSFDDLSDEQRPLNERGRTDAPRMGQALAERNIKLDLLLASTAVRSLTTAALVAKEIEYQHEKIVVRPDIYHADPMTLLRVIRESPDEAGSVLLVGHNPGITELANLLSPSPLSEEMPTAAIVCLHFQVERWADADTQNAEFYFFDCPRDSN from the coding sequence ATGAAGACCCTATACCTGATGCGCCACGCTAAATCCAGCTGGAGCTTCGACGACCTTTCCGACGAGCAGCGCCCCCTCAACGAGCGGGGCCGCACCGACGCCCCGCGCATGGGCCAGGCACTGGCCGAGCGCAACATCAAACTCGATTTGCTGCTGGCATCCACGGCCGTACGCTCCCTCACCACGGCCGCGCTGGTGGCCAAGGAAATCGAGTACCAGCACGAGAAAATCGTGGTGCGGCCCGACATCTACCATGCCGACCCGATGACACTGCTGCGCGTCATCCGCGAGTCGCCGGACGAAGCGGGAAGCGTGCTGCTGGTGGGCCACAACCCCGGCATCACGGAGCTGGCCAACCTGCTTTCACCCAGCCCCCTGAGTGAGGAAATGCCCACCGCGGCCATTGTGTGCCTGCACTTTCAGGTGGAGCGCTGGGCCGACGCCGACACTCAAAACGCTGAGTTCTATTTCTTCGACTGCCCCCGAGACTCGAATTAA
- a CDS encoding ASCH/PUA domain-containing protein, translated as MLYSSSVTRFASALTPTFHELKVWPACFAAVLDGRKAFDVRFNDRDYQIGDAVLLREYEPESEQFSGRSTERWISYLLQGGAFGLENGWCVLGLAEHPPLPAGVSDTRLW; from the coding sequence ATGTTGTATTCGTCCTCTGTCACCCGTTTCGCTTCAGCCCTCACCCCTACCTTCCACGAACTGAAAGTCTGGCCCGCCTGCTTTGCCGCCGTCCTCGATGGCCGCAAGGCCTTCGACGTGCGCTTCAATGACCGGGACTACCAGATCGGTGATGCCGTGCTACTGCGCGAGTACGAGCCCGAAAGTGAGCAGTTCAGCGGCCGAAGTACCGAGCGCTGGATCAGCTACCTGCTGCAGGGCGGCGCATTCGGCCTGGAAAACGGCTGGTGCGTGCTAGGCCTGGCCGAGCACCCGCCCCTGCCGGCCGGCGTCAGCGATACGCGCCTCTGGTAG
- a CDS encoding GEVED domain-containing protein gives MKKTFYATLLACLGLGLSTEALAQRQCASMEVLERQLATDPGMAQRMQTIENVTRQLDANPVAQRGTALLGTIPVVVHVLYSNANENISDAQIASQIAVLNEDFRKLNSDVSKTPAAFAGLAADAGLQFVLAKRDPSGNATTGIERKSSTKTTWGTADAMKSTTTGGLNAWPASQYMNIWVCNIGGGILGYAQFPGGAASTDGVVIGPNYFGRTGYLSAPFNLGRTGTHEVGHYLNLRHIWGDANCGNDLVSDTPTQQADNSGCPVFPRRTCGNTTNGDMFMNYMDYTNDACMYMFSTGQSTRMNALFGSGGSRASLLSSLGGTAPSGGGGTTPPPTTITYCASKGTSVAYEFIDYVKLGTIARTSGADAGYYNGTALSTTLAAGSSQTISYSAGFAGTAYTEYFKVYIDYNRDGDFTDAGELVVNAAGSSATTTRTSSFTVPATAKTGSTRMRVVMSDASATTSCNSYSYGETEDYTVTISGGTARTSARLASTDYSVYPNPATSVLNIALPADRDLSAVSVKVYDVRGAEQRQATYSAEGQLDVSGLSKGVYMLTITDGQQVSHQRFVKE, from the coding sequence ATGAAGAAAACATTTTACGCAACCCTGCTTGCCTGCCTGGGGCTGGGTCTCAGCACGGAAGCACTAGCCCAGCGCCAGTGTGCCTCTATGGAAGTGCTGGAGCGCCAGCTGGCCACCGACCCCGGCATGGCCCAGCGCATGCAGACCATTGAGAACGTAACCCGCCAGCTGGACGCTAATCCGGTGGCCCAGCGGGGCACGGCGCTGCTCGGCACCATTCCGGTGGTGGTGCACGTGCTGTACAGCAACGCCAACGAGAATATCTCCGACGCGCAAATTGCCTCGCAGATTGCCGTGCTTAATGAAGACTTCCGCAAGCTCAACTCCGACGTGAGCAAGACGCCAGCCGCCTTTGCCGGCCTCGCCGCCGACGCCGGCCTGCAGTTTGTGCTGGCCAAGCGCGACCCTAGCGGCAACGCCACCACCGGCATCGAACGTAAATCGAGCACCAAAACCACCTGGGGCACCGCCGACGCCATGAAGAGCACCACTACCGGCGGCCTCAACGCCTGGCCTGCCAGCCAGTATATGAACATCTGGGTGTGCAACATCGGCGGCGGTATCCTGGGCTACGCCCAGTTCCCGGGCGGCGCAGCCAGCACCGACGGCGTGGTAATCGGCCCGAACTACTTCGGCCGCACCGGCTACCTGTCGGCGCCGTTCAACCTGGGCCGCACGGGCACCCACGAGGTGGGCCACTACCTGAACCTGCGCCACATCTGGGGTGATGCCAACTGTGGCAACGACCTGGTGAGCGACACGCCCACCCAGCAGGCCGACAACTCCGGCTGCCCCGTGTTCCCGCGCCGCACCTGCGGCAACACCACCAACGGCGACATGTTCATGAACTACATGGACTACACCAATGACGCCTGCATGTACATGTTCTCCACCGGCCAGAGCACGCGCATGAACGCGCTGTTCGGTAGCGGCGGCAGCCGCGCTTCGCTGCTCTCCTCGCTGGGCGGCACGGCGCCAAGCGGCGGTGGCGGCACCACGCCTCCTCCTACCACCATTACGTACTGCGCCAGCAAAGGCACCAGCGTAGCGTATGAGTTCATCGACTACGTGAAGCTGGGTACCATTGCCCGCACCTCGGGCGCTGATGCCGGCTACTACAACGGCACCGCCCTGAGCACTACTCTGGCCGCTGGCTCGTCGCAGACCATTAGCTACAGCGCTGGTTTCGCCGGCACAGCTTATACTGAATACTTTAAGGTGTACATCGACTACAACCGGGATGGTGACTTCACGGACGCTGGTGAGTTGGTGGTGAATGCCGCCGGCAGTTCCGCCACTACCACCCGCACCAGCTCGTTCACGGTACCGGCTACTGCCAAAACCGGCAGCACCCGCATGCGCGTGGTGATGAGCGACGCCTCGGCCACGACCAGCTGCAACAGCTACAGCTACGGCGAAACCGAAGACTACACCGTGACCATCTCGGGTGGTACGGCCCGCACCTCGGCCCGCCTGGCTTCTACCGACTACAGCGTGTATCCAAACCCAGCCACCAGCGTGCTGAACATTGCCCTGCCCGCCGACCGTGACCTGAGCGCTGTAAGCGTGAAAGTATACGACGTGCGCGGGGCCGAGCAGCGCCAGGCCACCTACAGCGCCGAAGGCCAGCTCGACGTGTCGGGCCTGAGCAAAGGCGTGTATATGCTTACCATCACCGATGGCCAGCAGGTGTCGCACCAGCGCTTCGTGAAGGAATAG